From Nicotiana tabacum cultivar K326 chromosome 22, ASM71507v2, whole genome shotgun sequence, one genomic window encodes:
- the LOC107766916 gene encoding putative late blight resistance protein homolog R1A-3: MERGKGNEGERENSSVSSAVFRKDIVNLRNFIGRLKNEEDQIALDMDQVEALKLVVTLMWTFLQLSSSSSLDGFSAKISNITGELEDLVESLFYNSGDDILVKYDMDCVVPRIMENIRSCINSQHSPKSSATMAEEQLVELLDSLLVNLHDITNLAVGQFTPFITQLEVLRNVFSNVRNFYGLTVNGCVEHEIIEYMLPQFQLMAERAGHFFLVCIVEELEGTLDVKLGHLFVKIIPIALEVMHICSTNLKASKSTEFGCFIKQLLEASPAILREYLIYLQEHIVNVINPSTSTRNIHVMIEFLLIILTDMPKDFIRHDKLFDLLARLGALTREVSILVHRLQEKSRNEGNTNETYCGTLDLLENIELLKGDLRHVYLKVPNSSKLCFPMSDGLLFMNLLLRNLNALLNSNAYSVSLIKEEIELVKEHLECIRFLFVNVEHELCKDHWIRALDVAYEAEHSINSILVKDHGLLQLIFLLPDTIEKIKLIKEDVFNLVKKSPENRALIVEKSPNKPVVSKSSIASQVLVGFEEERDYIIRKLICGPTDIDVISIVGMPGLGKTTLAYRVYNDKSVISHFDILAWCTVDQERNERILLQKIFNQVTNSNEKFSEDIDVVDKLRKKLYGGRYLIVLDDLWDTATWDELTRPFPDIKKGSRIILTSRKKEVALHAKRHSEPLDLRFFTVDESWDLIKKRVFGEESCPNELLGVGKGIAQNCQGLPLVADLIAGVLAKKGKKKTLWLEVLNNLDSFILENEVEVMKVIQLSYDHLADHVKPCLLFLGSYPKDEEISVCKLQDLWSAEGILEQTEMKSVKEVMEVYLDNLISSSLVIVKKSKYVPRTCKIHDLVHDFCQVKATKEKFFDLISSSALSCASDLMPRRMTIPYDRVSVCKRSDSEKKVVSGKYLLSLKVDCALWRTDGFLVDKIAVLVQLRDLRLLRVLDLPEVIHGEHLLNEIGLLVHLKYLNIGMRVKALPLSLTNLWNLETLLVQSYDTTIVLLPRIWNLAKLQHVSIRRCSFFDLDTGEPILLAEDSKLDKLRILDGLRLSYSKDTEDILKRFPKLKQLVCKIVESWDASAECNWFPKLDVLNELEELKATYLSATDLSYQDGSGSHDMLPFSARHLSDFRFPLSLKKLTLLDFNLTSDSLSTIARLPILQKLTLVNTIIQEEEWNVGEDNTFENLKYLGLVQVRLSTWQVEEESFPVLEQLLLRECNKLEEIPSSFGDIASLRSIELIDSPQLEDSALEIKEYVADMMGDDRLQVHVQSYRE, from the exons ATGGAAAGAGGAAAAGGAAATGAAGGAGAAAGAGAGAACTCATCG GTGTCATCTGCTGTATTTAGAAAGGACATTGTGAATCTTCGAAATTTCATAGGGAGGTTAAAGAATGAGGAAGATCAAATTGCTCTTGACATGGATCAAGTTGAAGCGCTGAAATTGGTGGTGACATTAATGTGGACATTTCTccagctttcttcttcttccagTTTGGATGGTTTTAGTGCCAAAATATCAAACATAACAGGAGAGCTTGAAGATCTGGTTGAGTCACTCTTCTACAACAGTGGAGATGACATCCTAGTTAAATACGACATGGATTGTGTCGTTCCTCGCATCATGGAAAATATCAGAAGTTGTATCAACTCGCAACATTCTCCTAAATCAAGTGCCACCATGGCTGAGGAGCAGTTGGTTGAACTTTTGGATAGCCTCCTCGTGAATCTCCATGATATAACCAACTTAGCTGTTGGACAATTTACTCCATTCATAACTCAACTTGAGGTTCTTCGGAATGTGTTTAGCAATGTAAGGAATTTTTATGGGTTGACAGTAAATGGTTGCGTTGAGCATGAGATAATTGAATATATGTTACCTCAATTTCAACTTATGGCTGAGAGAGCAGGACACTTCTTTTTGGTCTGTATTGTAGAAGAATTGGAGGGAACACTTGATGTCAAGCTAGGTCATCTATTTGTGAAGATTATTCCAATCGCGCTAGAGGTTATGCACATATGTTCTACAAACTTGAAAGCTTCAAAATCAACAGAATTTGGATGCTTCATTAAGCAGCTCCTAGAAGCCTCTCCGGCCATTCTTCGAGAATATCTGATTTATCTACAAGAGCACATAGTAAATGTTATTAACCCGAGCACTTCAACTCGAAACATTCATGTCATGATAGAGTTCCTCTTGATTATTCTTACTGACATGCCCAAGGACTTTATTCGTCATGACAAACTATTTGATCTCTTGGCACGTCTTGGAGCACTTACTAGGGAGGTATCGATTCTTGTTCACCGCTTACAAGAGAAATCAAGAAATGAAGGGAATACCAATGAAACATATTGTGGAACTCTAGATTTGCTGGAAAATATTGAACTCCTGAAGGGAGATTTGAGACATGTTTACTTGAAAGTCCCAAACTCATCTAAACTCTGCTTCCCCATGAGTGATGGACTGCTATTCATGAATCTTCTACTCAGAAACTTGAATGCTTTGCTCAATTCCAATGCGTATTCAGTTTCTTTGATAAAGGAAGAAATCGAGCTGGTGAAAGAACACCTCGAATGCATAAGATTTTTGTTCGTGAATGTTGAACATGAATTGTGTAAGGATCATTGGATACGTGCTCTGGATGTGGCATATGAGGCGGAACATTCCATTAATTCAATTCTTGTCAAAGATCATGGACTCTTGCAGCTTATCTTCTTGCTTCCTGACACCATAGAAAAGATCAAACTTATCAAAGAAGATGTTTTCAATTTGGTAAAGAAGTCTCCTGAGAACAGggccctcattgttgaaaaatctCCCAACAAGCCAGTTGTAAGCAAATCCTCAATAGCTAGTCAAGTACTTGTAGGTTTTGAGGAGGAGAGAGACTACATAATTAGGAAGCTTATTTGTGGACCAACGGATATAGACGTCATTTCGATAGTTGGAATGCCAGGGCTCGGGAAAACAACTTTGGCTTACCGAGTATATAATGATAAGTCTGTTATTAGTCATTTTGATATTCTTGCATGGTGCACAGTCGACCAAGAACGTAATGAGAGAATTTTGTTGCAGAAGATTTTTAATCAAGTCACTAATTCGAATGAGAAGTTTAGTGAGGATATTGATGTTGTTGATAAGCTGCGTAAAAAGCTATATGGTGGGAGATACCTTATTGTTTTGGATGACTTGTGGGATACTGCAACATGGGATGAGTTAACAAGACCTTTTCCTGATATTAAGAAAGGAAGTCGAATTATTTTAACAAGTCGAAAAAAGGAAGTTGCTTTGCATGCAAAACGCCACAGTGAGCCTCTTGATCTTCGATTTTTCACAGTAGATGAAAGTTGGGACTTAATAAAGAAAAGGGTTTTTGGAGAAGAAAGTTGCCCGAATGAGCTATTGGGTGTTGGAAAAGGAATAGCCCAGAATTGTCAAGGGCTTCCTTTGGTTGCTGATCTTATTGCTGGAGTCCTGgcaaaaaagggaaagaaaaagactTTATGGCTTGAAGTTCTAAATAATTTGGattcatttattcttgaaaatgAAGTGGAAGTCATGAAGGTTATACAattaagttatgaccatttagCGGATCACGTAAAGCCGTGTTTGCTTTTCCTTGGAAGTTATCCAAAGGACGAAGAAATTAGTGTCTGTAAGTTGCAAGATCTATGGAGTGCAGAAGGAATTCTGGAGCAGACTGAGATGAAGAGTGTAAAAGAAGTAATGGAGGTTTATTTGGATAATTTGATTTCGAGTAGTTTGGTAATAGTAAAGAAAAGCAAATATGTGCCGAGGACTTGCAAAATTCATGATCTTGTGCATGATTTTTGTCAGGTAAAAGCCACAAAGGAAAAGTTCTTCGACTTGATAAGTTCAAGTGCTCTATCTTGTGCTTCAGATCTGATGCCACGTCGAATGACCATTCCTTATGATCGTGTCTCTGTTTGTAAGCGTTCTGATTCTGAAAAGAAAGTGGTTTCTGGGAAATACCTCCTTTCGTTGAAGGTTGATTGTGCACTTTGGCGGACTGATGGTTTTTTGGTGGATAAAATAGCCGTCCTAGTTCAGTTAAGAGACTTGAGGCTTCTTAGAGTACTGGACCTGCCTGAAGTAATTCATGGAGAACATTTGCTGAATGAAATAGGCCTGCTAGTTCATTTGAAGTACTTAAACATTGGGATGAGAGTTAAAGCTCTCCCTTTGTCATTGACAAACCTATGGAATCTAGAAACTTTGTTGGTGCAAAGCTATGATACAACCATAGTACTACTACCTAGAATTTGGAATCTTGCAAAGTTGCAACATGTGAGCATCCGCCGTTGTTCTTTCTTTGATTTGGACACAGGTGAACCAATACTGTTAGCAGAGGACTCAAAGTTAGACAAGTTGAGAATATTAGATGGGCTCCGACTTTCCTATTCGAAAGACACAGAGGATATTTTGAAAAGGTTTCCCAAGCTGAAACAACTTGTCTGTAAAATTGTAGAATCATGGGATGCTTCAGCAGAGTGCAATTGGTTTCCAAAATTGGATGTCCTTAACGAACTTGAAGAACTCAAAGCAACGTATTTATCGGCCACTGATTTATCTTATCAAGACGGCTCTGGTTCACATGACATGTTGCCCTTTTCAGCAAGACATCTGAGTGATTTTCGCTTCCCTTTGAGCTTGAAAAAGTTGACATTGTTAGACTTTAATCTGACATCTGATTCACTGTCAACAATCGCTAGACTGCCCATCCTCCAAAAGCTGACTCTGGTGAACACTATCATTCAGGAAGAAGAGTGGAATGTGGGAGAAGACAACACCTTTGAGAATCTCAAATATTTAGGGTTGGTTCAGGTGCGTCTTTCAACATGGCAGGTTGAAGAGGAATCCTTTCCCGTGCTTGAGCAATTACTCCTTAGGGAATGTAATAAGCTTGAAGAGATCCCGTCCAGTTTTGGGGATATTGCTTCATTAAGGAGTATCGAACTGATCGATAGCCCTCAACTTGAAGATTCCGCTCTAGAGATTAAGGAATATGTTGCAGATATGATGGGAGACGACAGGCTTCAGGTCCATGTCCAGAGTTATCGTGAATAA
- the LOC142176264 gene encoding uncharacterized protein LOC142176264, giving the protein MKIGLLGKSKLGFVDGRFPKFKFDLELHDQWEKVNVVVLSWIMNAVNPGLLSSVVYASNAHKVWEDLKERFDKVNGSRVLYVSIKIHNLTQGTLSVDDYFSKLRDLWDEFDAIMPCPGCPCPESKKYAQHFEYHRLLQFLMGLNESYSQSRSQIMMKYPIPSINKAYSLLIDQESQRSLANFTQTNQTTEGIEGAVFYINKNSTSVCGNFKFRKNQVQCDYCHYKGHTKENCYKLHGYPSDFKGKKKGQNSGVYSNNVSGLVFPNATEPGNQQGVYGTQSGIQQVQHAYMPQFAQTTPNNSHDAPFFTKEQYQ; this is encoded by the coding sequence ATGAAGATCGGTCTATTAGGGAAGAGTAAGTTAGGCTTTGTGGATGGTCGATTTCCTAAGTTTAAGTTTGATCTTGAACTTCATGATCAGTGGGAGAAAGTGAATGTTGTAGTCCTCTCATGGATAATGAATGCAGTAAATCCAGGATTACTTAGTAGTGTAGTATATGCCTCTAATGCTCATAAGGTTTGGGAAGACTTAAAGGAGAGATTTGACAAGGTAAATGGATCTAGGGTTCTGTATGTCAGTATAAAAATTCATAACCTCACTCAAGGTACTTTGTCAGTTGATGACTACTTCTCCAAGTTGAGAGATCTTTGGGATGAGTTTGATGCAATAATGCCCTGTCCTGGTTGTCCATGTCCTGAATCAAAGAAATATGCCCAACATTTTGAGTATCACAGGCTACTACAATTTTTGATGGGATTGAATGAGTCCTACTCACAGTCAAGGAGTCAGATTATGATGAAGTACCCAATTCCTAGCATTAACAAGGCCTACTCACTATTGATTGATCAAGAAAGTCAAAGGAGTCTGGCTAATTTTACTCAGACTAATCAAACTACTGAAGGCATAGAAGGAGCAGTGTTCTATATTAATAAAAACTCAACAAGTGTATGTGGAaatttcaagtttagaaagaaTCAAGTGCAGTGTGACTACTGTCACTACAAGGGGCACACAAAGGAGAATTGCTACAAACTTCATGGCTATCCCTCAGACTTCAAGGGAAAAAAGAAAGGGCAGAACTCTGGAGTGTATTCAAATAATGTGAGTGGTTTAGTGTTTCCAAATGCTACTGAACCTGGCAATCAACAAGGTGTTTATGGAACTCAGTCAGGAATACAACAGGTCCAACATGCCTACATGCCTCAGTTTGCTCAAACTACTCCTAATAATAGCCATGATGCTCCTTTCTTCACCAAAGAGCAGTACCAATAG